One Thermococcus eurythermalis DNA segment encodes these proteins:
- the pcc1 gene encoding KEOPS complex subunit Pcc1, giving the protein MEKPPVEGYIRIEFPSEEVARVVYESVRLEHETVPYRRSEIDFRREGKAIILEFKATDNSALRGTLNSYLRWIKVAMDSFEV; this is encoded by the coding sequence GTGGAAAAGCCTCCAGTTGAGGGCTACATCAGGATTGAGTTCCCGAGCGAGGAAGTTGCGAGGGTCGTCTATGAGAGCGTGAGGCTGGAGCATGAAACCGTGCCGTACCGGAGGAGCGAGATAGACTTCCGAAGGGAAGGAAAGGCAATCATCTTGGAGTTCAAGGCCACCGACAACTCAGCCCTCAGGGGGACGCTCAACTCATACCTCAGGTGGATTAAGGTCGCGATGGACTCTTTTGAGGTCTGA
- a CDS encoding prefoldin subunit beta, with product MQNIPPQVQSMLAQLESYQQQLQLLVQQKQKVQLELNEARKALEEIEKLPDDAVIYKTVGTLIVKTEKAKAVEELKEKVETLEVRLNALERQEKKLNGKLKELTAKIQSSLKPPVAG from the coding sequence ATGCAGAACATTCCGCCCCAGGTTCAGTCTATGCTTGCCCAACTTGAGAGCTACCAGCAACAGCTCCAGCTTCTCGTTCAGCAGAAGCAGAAGGTTCAGCTTGAGCTCAACGAGGCCAGGAAGGCCCTTGAGGAGATCGAGAAGCTCCCCGACGATGCCGTCATCTACAAGACCGTCGGGACGCTCATCGTCAAGACCGAGAAGGCCAAGGCCGTCGAGGAGCTCAAGGAGAAGGTCGAGACGCTCGAAGTCCGCCTCAATGCCCTTGAGAGGCAGGAGAAGAAGCTCAACGGGAAGCTGAAGGAGCTCACCGCGAAGATTCAGTCCTCACTCAAGCCGCCCGTCGCGGGCTGA
- a CDS encoding DUF3194 domain-containing protein produces MEQRGVIHIGLPELSEEEIIAIGELAQNVIIKHVFSELNRSEVKDIEVTTRINRDDTLNLEIEVYLEVPVFVKVDVERLIEEALEKAYDAVEKRLREIAGKG; encoded by the coding sequence ATGGAGCAGAGGGGCGTTATACACATAGGTCTCCCTGAGCTCAGCGAGGAGGAAATAATAGCCATCGGCGAGCTCGCCCAGAACGTCATAATAAAGCACGTCTTCAGCGAGCTGAACAGGAGCGAAGTCAAGGACATAGAGGTCACGACGAGGATAAACAGAGACGACACGCTGAACCTTGAAATCGAGGTGTACCTTGAAGTCCCGGTCTTCGTCAAGGTGGACGTGGAGAGGCTGATTGAGGAGGCCCTTGAGAAGGCCTACGATGCAGTGGAGAAAAGGCTGAGGGAGATTGCGGGTAAGGGTTAA
- a CDS encoding nucleotidyltransferase domain-containing protein, which translates to MRHREVAEAFARDVRRLLGDNVVEVILFGSVARGEASEESDVDILVIVKKNSWESQKKLADLVVDYLLKYGIYVSPKVLSVKEFEFMKGINSAFYINVSREGVRVGH; encoded by the coding sequence ATGAGGCACAGGGAAGTAGCCGAGGCCTTCGCAAGGGACGTCAGGAGGCTGCTGGGAGACAACGTCGTCGAAGTCATACTCTTCGGCTCCGTCGCAAGGGGAGAGGCCAGTGAGGAAAGCGACGTTGACATTCTCGTGATTGTTAAGAAAAACTCCTGGGAGAGCCAGAAGAAGCTTGCCGACCTTGTAGTTGATTACCTTCTCAAGTACGGCATCTACGTGTCCCCCAAAGTCCTGAGCGTCAAGGAGTTCGAGTTCATGAAGGGCATAAACTCGGCGTTTTACATCAACGTGAGCAGGGAGGGGGTTAGGGTTGGTCACTGA
- a CDS encoding HEPN domain-containing protein: MVTEVEILLNDAHESLEAARVLLENGFYRDAISRAYYAMFYAASALLRAKGVVTKSHRGVIAKFGLEFVNTGIVEKYYAKALSLAETSRERADYDPTYRPNEEEAESIVEDAERFIERIEKALEELK; the protein is encoded by the coding sequence TTGGTCACTGAGGTCGAAATACTCCTTAATGATGCCCACGAATCTCTCGAAGCGGCCAGAGTTCTTCTTGAGAATGGATTTTACAGGGACGCGATTAGCAGGGCATACTATGCGATGTTCTATGCGGCAAGTGCCCTCCTGCGTGCTAAAGGAGTTGTTACAAAAAGCCATAGGGGAGTTATTGCAAAATTCGGGCTTGAATTTGTGAATACCGGTATCGTTGAGAAATACTACGCAAAGGCGCTTTCACTTGCCGAGACAAGCAGGGAGCGGGCTGACTACGATCCCACTTATCGCCCAAATGAAGAAGAGGCCGAGAGCATAGTAGAAGATGCAGAACGCTTTATTGAGAGGATTGAAAAGGCCTTGGAGGAACTGAAATGA
- a CDS encoding DHH family phosphoesterase: MKGKIKLKRFLQRSLDRSYLLLCHHNADPDSLGSAIAFARYLKSLGVEKVRIGVAQSVSSYAKRLLTLSPVPVERDPTVDEDVIVIFDTSSLEQLEPIEIPKGKTIILVDHHVEKERPIKADIAVVDSSRTSTAEIVWELFKYFGFLDEESARALLAGIVTDTANFRFANTKTFKAVGEILERFPLQMGEIFSLVAPVVDENTDNAKRMAVLKACQRLEIRKFRKYIIAVSKVSAYESYACKVFLQLGADIAIVGSEKKGVRISARAKESLVKKGLHLGKIMEKVGPVIEGSGGGHAGAAGANGKANLDKAIKLILKEIENFLRENG, encoded by the coding sequence ATGAAGGGAAAGATTAAGCTCAAGCGCTTCCTCCAGCGTTCGCTTGACAGGTCCTACCTGCTCCTGTGCCACCACAACGCAGACCCGGACTCACTGGGCTCTGCCATAGCCTTCGCCCGCTATTTAAAGTCCCTTGGCGTGGAGAAGGTTAGGATAGGCGTTGCCCAAAGTGTCTCCTCCTATGCGAAGAGACTTCTAACCCTCTCGCCCGTCCCCGTTGAGAGGGACCCAACCGTTGACGAAGATGTAATTGTGATTTTCGATACCTCTTCCCTTGAACAGCTCGAACCAATTGAGATTCCCAAAGGAAAGACCATCATACTGGTTGACCACCACGTCGAGAAGGAAAGGCCGATTAAGGCCGACATAGCTGTCGTTGACTCCTCCAGAACTTCGACTGCCGAAATCGTGTGGGAACTGTTCAAATACTTCGGATTTCTTGATGAGGAAAGCGCGAGAGCCCTCCTGGCCGGAATCGTCACCGACACGGCTAACTTCCGCTTTGCCAACACGAAGACCTTCAAAGCCGTGGGTGAGATTCTGGAGAGGTTTCCACTCCAGATGGGTGAAATCTTCAGCCTCGTTGCCCCGGTAGTTGATGAGAACACCGATAACGCTAAGAGGATGGCCGTCCTGAAGGCCTGCCAGAGGCTCGAAATCAGAAAGTTCAGGAAGTACATCATAGCGGTTTCGAAGGTCTCGGCCTACGAGTCCTACGCCTGCAAGGTCTTCCTCCAGCTCGGAGCAGACATCGCGATAGTCGGGAGCGAGAAGAAGGGCGTGAGAATTTCGGCGAGGGCCAAGGAGAGCCTCGTGAAGAAGGGTCTCCACCTCGGAAAAATCATGGAGAAGGTCGGGCCCGTCATTGAAGGCTCTGGTGGAGGACATGCGGGAGCCGCCGGGGCAAACGGAAAGGCCAACCTTGATAAGGCCATAAAACTAATCCTAAAGGAGATTGAGAACTTCCTCAGGGAGAACGGGTGA